Sequence from the Burkholderia cepacia genome:
GCGAATGCGTGGCGCGTGTTCGAGGCGATGGGCGCCGGCGCGCTCGACGCGGTCGATACGCCGCGGCTCGGCGACGGCTCGGCCGGCGACACGACCCGGCTGCTGCTCGCGAAGATCGACCAGATCGGCCGCCTGCTCGACAAGCCGCCGCGCGCCGCGCGCGCAGCCGGCACGGCGTGCGGCGACAGCGGGCCGCTGATCGCGATCGGCGCATCGGCCGGCGGCCCCGGCGCGCTCGCGTCGATCCTCGGCGGCCTGCCGGCCGATTTCAACGCACCGATCGTGATCGTGCAGCACGTCGACCGCGCGTTCGCCGAAGGCATGGCGCAATGGCTCGACGGCCAGACGTCGCTCGCCGTGCGTGTCGCGCGCGAAGGCGACCGCCCGCAGCCGGGCGTCGCGCTGCTCGCCGCGACCGACGACCACCTGCGCATCACGCGCGCCGGCACGCTCGAATACACGCGTGAGCCGGCCGCCACGCCGTATCGCCCGTCGGTCGACGTGTTCTTCAACAGCCTGACCGAGCACTGGCCCGGCCGCGTGATCGGCGTGCTGCTCACGGGGATGGGCCGCGACGGCGCGATCGGCCTGAAGGCGCTGCGGATGAAGGGCTACCATACGATCGCGCAGGACGAGGCGACGAGCGCCGTATACGGCATGCCGAAGGCGGCCGCGACGCTCGG
This genomic interval carries:
- a CDS encoding chemotaxis response regulator protein-glutamate methylesterase → MNIGIVNDLPLAVEAMRRAIARRPEHRVLWVATDGAQAVELCATQPPDVVLMDLIMPKFDGIEATRRIMRSERPCAILIVTSCIGANAWRVFEAMGAGALDAVDTPRLGDGSAGDTTRLLLAKIDQIGRLLDKPPRAARAAGTACGDSGPLIAIGASAGGPGALASILGGLPADFNAPIVIVQHVDRAFAEGMAQWLDGQTSLAVRVAREGDRPQPGVALLAATDDHLRITRAGTLEYTREPAATPYRPSVDVFFNSLTEHWPGRVIGVLLTGMGRDGAIGLKALRMKGYHTIAQDEATSAVYGMPKAAATLGAARAILPLGRIAGELAALARI